In the Natronobacterium texcoconense genome, one interval contains:
- the purB gene encoding adenylosuccinate lyase — MTDTDALYAVSPLDGRYGSRTAPLSPYASEAALMRARVRVEVEYLLALADLEATPLEIDSDERDKLRGLYQHFAEEDARLIKKLETEGYAEFEATNHDVKAVEYFVRHRLPEDSDASAWIHFGLTSEDVNNLAHRLLVQDGVSEVLLPELYEVRNALGEMAREHRDLPMLARTHGQPATPTTFGKEMAVYASRLARSTGRIHAAVDNLRGKLGGASGTYAAHEAAYPDVDWQTFAEEFVTGLGLEFEPLTTQVNPCDDLAALFDAIRGANDVLLDLDLDMWLYVSDRYLGQQAVEGETGSSTMPHKVNPIDFENSEGNLSKANSDLGFLADYITTSRLQRDLSDSTVKRNIGAAFAHCLIGYTKTAAGLEKVVPNETVMRKDLESTPEIIGEAVQTILRREGQEDAYEQVKALTRGKDVTLEDFRELFDDLEVDESVREELRALTPSGYTGVADELVDDLE, encoded by the coding sequence ATGACCGACACCGACGCCCTGTACGCCGTCTCGCCGCTGGACGGCCGGTACGGTAGCCGAACTGCACCGCTGTCGCCGTACGCCAGCGAAGCCGCGCTCATGCGCGCTCGCGTCCGCGTCGAAGTCGAGTACCTGCTCGCGCTGGCCGATCTCGAGGCGACGCCCCTCGAGATCGATTCGGACGAACGCGACAAACTCCGTGGCCTCTACCAGCACTTCGCCGAAGAGGACGCACGACTGATCAAGAAACTCGAGACGGAAGGGTACGCGGAGTTCGAAGCGACGAACCACGACGTGAAGGCCGTAGAGTACTTCGTCCGTCACCGACTTCCCGAGGACAGCGACGCCTCGGCCTGGATCCACTTCGGACTGACAAGCGAGGACGTCAACAACCTCGCCCACCGGCTGCTCGTCCAGGACGGCGTCTCCGAGGTCCTGCTCCCGGAGCTGTACGAGGTTCGAAACGCGCTGGGGGAGATGGCACGCGAGCACCGTGACCTCCCGATGCTCGCACGCACCCACGGCCAGCCCGCGACGCCGACCACCTTCGGCAAGGAGATGGCCGTCTACGCATCGCGACTCGCCCGTTCGACCGGCCGGATCCACGCCGCCGTCGACAACCTCCGTGGCAAACTCGGCGGTGCGTCGGGCACCTACGCCGCTCACGAAGCTGCCTATCCCGACGTCGACTGGCAGACCTTCGCCGAGGAGTTCGTCACGGGTCTCGGCCTCGAGTTCGAACCGCTGACCACGCAGGTCAACCCGTGTGACGACCTCGCGGCGCTGTTCGACGCGATTCGGGGCGCCAACGACGTCCTGTTAGACCTGGATCTGGACATGTGGCTCTACGTCTCCGACCGCTACCTCGGACAGCAAGCCGTCGAGGGCGAGACTGGCTCGTCGACGATGCCCCACAAGGTCAATCCGATCGACTTCGAGAACAGCGAGGGCAACCTCTCGAAGGCCAATTCGGACCTCGGGTTCCTCGCCGACTATATTACCACCTCGCGGCTCCAGCGTGACCTCTCGGACTCGACGGTCAAGCGTAACATCGGCGCGGCCTTCGCCCACTGTCTGATCGGCTACACGAAGACCGCTGCGGGTCTCGAGAAAGTCGTCCCCAACGAGACGGTCATGCGCAAGGACCTCGAGTCGACCCCCGAGATCATCGGCGAGGCCGTCCAGACGATCCTCCGCCGGGAGGGTCAAGAGGACGCTTACGAGCAGGTCAAGGCTCTTACGCGCGGGAAAGACGTCACCCTCGAGGACTTCCGCGAGCTATTCGACGACCTCGAGGTCGACGAGTCGGTCCGCGAGGAACTGCGAGCCCTGACACCGTCAGGCTACACTGGCGTCGCCGACGAACTGGTCGACGACCTCGAATAG
- the carA gene encoding glutamine-hydrolyzing carbamoyl-phosphate synthase small subunit yields MTEAYVALEGGHVIEGRGRAPGTARGELVFTTAYTGYEESLTDPSYEEQVLTFSYPLIGNYGVREERFEDDRVHPRAVLAKELTDDVAGWLESEGVPAIDHLDTREVVTEIRDGGAMKCGIAVGEDVTEEDALAELEECKTMSEHTEIGAQVSVDEPVVHGADNDGETVALVDCGAKGSIVDSLVARDAEVHVLPYDATVADVEDVDPDVLFISNGPGDPANYEGAIELVQEFVDDTPVAGICLGQQIVAEALGGTTEKMDFGHRGVNQPVLDVESGQVVMTTQNHGYTVAEPGDHLEVTQINVNDDTPEGLDGIDHDVITRQYHPEANPGPEDTLDFFDDVLSMAEGRSQRAVPADD; encoded by the coding sequence ATGACGGAAGCCTACGTTGCACTGGAAGGCGGCCACGTGATCGAGGGGCGTGGTCGTGCTCCGGGAACTGCTCGTGGCGAACTGGTTTTCACGACAGCATACACAGGATACGAGGAGAGCCTGACCGACCCGTCCTACGAGGAACAGGTGCTCACCTTCTCCTATCCGCTGATCGGCAACTACGGCGTCCGAGAGGAACGGTTCGAGGACGACCGCGTCCACCCCCGTGCCGTCCTCGCGAAGGAACTGACCGACGACGTCGCCGGATGGCTCGAGTCCGAGGGCGTGCCGGCGATCGACCACCTCGACACCCGCGAAGTCGTCACCGAGATCCGTGACGGCGGCGCGATGAAGTGTGGCATCGCCGTCGGCGAGGACGTCACCGAAGAAGACGCCCTGGCCGAACTCGAGGAGTGCAAGACGATGAGCGAACACACCGAGATCGGCGCACAGGTCAGCGTCGACGAACCGGTCGTCCACGGCGCGGACAACGATGGCGAGACCGTCGCGCTGGTCGACTGTGGAGCGAAGGGATCGATCGTCGACTCCCTCGTCGCTCGTGACGCCGAAGTCCACGTCCTCCCCTACGACGCGACCGTCGCCGACGTCGAAGACGTCGATCCCGACGTGCTGTTCATCTCGAACGGCCCTGGCGACCCCGCGAACTACGAGGGCGCGATCGAACTCGTCCAGGAGTTCGTCGACGACACGCCCGTCGCCGGCATCTGTCTCGGCCAGCAGATCGTCGCCGAAGCACTCGGCGGCACCACCGAGAAGATGGACTTCGGTCATCGCGGCGTCAACCAGCCTGTACTCGACGTAGAGTCCGGCCAGGTCGTCATGACCACGCAGAACCACGGCTACACCGTCGCCGAACCGGGCGACCACCTCGAGGTCACCCAGATCAACGTCAACGACGACACCCCCGAAGGGCTCGACGGGATCGACCATGACGTCATCACCCGCCAGTACCACCCCGAAGCCAACCCCGGCCCGGAGGACACCCTCGACTTCTTCGACGACGTCCTCTCGATGGCCGAGGGCCGAAGCCAGCGAGCAGTTCCCGCGGACGACTGA
- a CDS encoding universal stress protein yields MPADRLLVPVANPETADRLLDTATDIARDRNLEILVVTVVTVPMQLSLEQASDELEIEDHREVLEYALERAREHDVSATGRIRFGRSVADGILAIAGDEDERIETLLLGWRGRPRRRDVVLGSYIDEILANAPCDVLVKRIDREASGEIDSVLVPVAGGPNTDLAARVAGSLARAHDARIELLTVVSDREEEMVADARDLLTRTSSELGAVTSVEQTVLEGDVRETILERTGDHDVTVIGAAESGLLRRVLVGEIPETIGREADSAVVMAKRRQGVSETVWRRVRNLLG; encoded by the coding sequence ATGCCGGCCGACAGACTCCTCGTCCCCGTCGCCAACCCGGAGACCGCCGACAGGCTGCTCGACACCGCCACCGACATCGCGCGCGACCGCAACCTCGAGATTCTCGTCGTCACGGTCGTCACCGTCCCGATGCAGCTATCGCTCGAGCAAGCCAGCGACGAACTCGAGATAGAGGACCACCGCGAAGTCCTCGAGTACGCACTCGAACGCGCCCGCGAGCACGACGTCTCCGCGACGGGCCGCATTCGATTCGGTCGGAGCGTCGCGGACGGCATTCTCGCGATCGCTGGAGACGAGGACGAACGAATCGAGACTCTCCTGCTCGGCTGGCGCGGTCGACCGCGTCGGCGCGACGTCGTCCTCGGGAGTTACATCGACGAGATCCTCGCGAACGCGCCGTGTGACGTCCTCGTCAAGCGGATCGATCGTGAGGCCTCCGGCGAGATCGATTCGGTCCTCGTCCCCGTCGCGGGCGGACCGAACACCGACCTGGCCGCACGAGTCGCCGGATCGCTCGCACGCGCCCACGACGCCCGGATCGAACTCCTCACCGTCGTTTCGGACCGCGAGGAAGAGATGGTCGCCGACGCCCGTGACCTGCTGACTCGCACCTCGTCGGAACTGGGTGCCGTCACGTCGGTCGAACAGACCGTCCTCGAGGGCGACGTCCGGGAGACGATCCTCGAGCGCACGGGAGATCACGACGTGACGGTCATCGGCGCGGCCGAGAGCGGACTCCTTCGACGCGTTCTCGTCGGCGAGATTCCGGAGACGATCGGTCGCGAGGCCGACAGCGCGGTCGTGATGGCGAAACGTCGGCAGGGCGTCTCCGAGACGGTTTGGCGACGCGTCCGAAATCTTCTGGGGTGA
- a CDS encoding SIMPL domain-containing protein, protein MDRRQFLAASGVGAAATLAGCIGSATDDEQAASGNGDNEIVVSTSGEVETEPDEATVSVGVEARGESADEVTDELAEGADQLRETFDELGIPEDHVEEGGYRVRPVTGRDGDVEEIRGSHSFEVTVEDVDRVGEVIDAAVEAGADDIGRVNFTVQEETRDELRKEAIDEALENADEEAEHIAANRGVSLTGTTSVSTSDVQVHTVSHRTAYDAVAEADDAGPSTEIDADPVSVSASTTVSYGFTDS, encoded by the coding sequence ATGGATCGACGACAGTTCCTCGCGGCGTCGGGCGTCGGCGCTGCTGCGACACTTGCCGGCTGTATCGGCAGTGCGACCGACGATGAACAGGCTGCGTCCGGAAACGGCGACAACGAGATCGTCGTCAGTACGAGCGGCGAAGTCGAGACCGAACCCGACGAGGCGACGGTCAGCGTCGGCGTCGAGGCACGCGGCGAGTCCGCCGACGAGGTGACCGACGAACTGGCCGAGGGTGCCGACCAGTTGCGCGAGACGTTCGACGAACTCGGCATTCCCGAAGACCACGTCGAAGAGGGCGGCTATCGGGTTAGGCCGGTTACGGGACGGGACGGCGACGTCGAGGAGATCCGCGGCTCACACTCGTTCGAGGTAACCGTCGAGGACGTCGACCGGGTCGGCGAGGTGATCGACGCCGCGGTCGAGGCCGGAGCCGACGACATCGGCCGCGTCAACTTCACGGTACAGGAGGAGACTCGCGACGAACTCCGGAAGGAGGCGATCGACGAGGCACTCGAGAACGCGGACGAAGAGGCCGAACACATCGCGGCCAACCGCGGCGTCTCGCTGACGGGAACGACGTCGGTGAGCACGAGCGACGTCCAGGTCCACACGGTCAGTCACAGGACAGCCTACGATGCCGTTGCAGAGGCCGACGACGCAGGACCGAGTACGGAGATCGACGCCGATCCGGTGAGCGTCTCGGCGTCGACGACCGTCAGCTACGGCTTCACCGATAGCTAA
- a CDS encoding DUF7853 family protein, which produces MSSQPPETETFEVTLSREERWVVHHVLTDCIDDAVDEDESPPSWVLDVFETVEEREKSDVLTGPEARRLHEELTSYLDDSETPERDVEHGAAVAERLETALE; this is translated from the coding sequence ATGAGTTCCCAACCACCGGAAACCGAGACGTTCGAAGTGACACTCTCCAGAGAAGAGCGATGGGTCGTTCATCACGTCCTGACAGACTGTATCGACGACGCCGTAGACGAAGACGAATCACCGCCCTCCTGGGTACTCGACGTATTCGAGACGGTCGAGGAGAGAGAAAAATCGGACGTTCTCACCGGACCGGAGGCGCGACGGCTCCACGAGGAACTGACCAGCTATCTCGACGACTCCGAAACGCCGGAGCGAGACGTCGAACACGGGGCCGCCGTCGCCGAACGACTCGAGACGGCACTCGAGTAG
- the purH gene encoding bifunctional phosphoribosylaminoimidazolecarboxamide formyltransferase/IMP cyclohydrolase, producing the protein MTRIAGMAGNRGRNLLNIADRRPGGADLAVVLTNDENAPVLEAAAERGIPTEVVPLAEGMSRREHEEAVNEALADYEFELVCLDGYMRILSDTFLEAQPTTLNVHPSLLPAFPGTDAWGDALEADVSVTGCTVHVVTDATDEDGNVVENEVDGGPIVTQEPIPVYEGDDSESLKERVLYEGEFRAYPRAVKWFAEGAVDVDLEAGEVTVDVDVASTEGGDHDGLPGRRLVSSDRIDTLRYGENPHQDAAVYADYTCDEASVVHAEQLNEGAKDLSYNNYNDADGALNLIKEFDEPAAAVIKHTNPAGCATGDSLAEAYEKALSTDPMSAFGGIVALNRECDAETAERIIDSFKEVVVAPGYTDDALEVLFEKGNLRVLDVGELDDEPTERFTEKPLVGGRLVQERDLQSISVDDLEVVTEREPTEEELESMLFAWQTLKHVKSNGILFADGTETVGIGMGQVSRVDAVRLAAMKADEHAEGKDADGAVMASDAFFPFPDGIEEAAKAGIEAVIQPGGSKNDDSVIEAADEHDIAMVFTGQRSFRHD; encoded by the coding sequence ATGACGCGAATCGCCGGGATGGCCGGCAACCGAGGGCGTAACCTGTTGAACATCGCCGACAGACGACCTGGCGGAGCCGACCTCGCCGTCGTCCTGACGAACGACGAGAACGCGCCGGTGCTCGAGGCCGCCGCCGAACGCGGGATTCCGACCGAGGTCGTCCCGCTCGCCGAGGGGATGAGTCGCCGTGAACACGAGGAAGCCGTCAACGAGGCGCTCGCCGACTACGAGTTCGAGCTGGTCTGTCTCGACGGCTACATGCGAATTCTCTCGGACACGTTCCTCGAGGCTCAGCCGACGACGCTGAACGTCCATCCCTCGCTGCTGCCCGCGTTCCCCGGCACGGACGCCTGGGGCGACGCGCTCGAGGCCGACGTCTCGGTGACGGGCTGTACTGTTCACGTCGTGACCGACGCGACGGACGAGGACGGCAACGTCGTCGAGAACGAGGTCGACGGCGGACCGATCGTCACCCAGGAGCCGATTCCGGTCTACGAGGGCGACGACAGCGAGTCGCTGAAAGAACGTGTCCTCTACGAAGGCGAGTTCCGCGCGTACCCGCGAGCAGTCAAGTGGTTCGCCGAGGGTGCCGTGGACGTGGATCTCGAGGCGGGCGAGGTAACCGTCGACGTCGACGTCGCGAGTACCGAGGGCGGCGATCACGACGGGCTTCCAGGTCGACGGCTCGTCTCGAGCGACCGTATCGACACGCTTCGCTACGGCGAGAACCCACACCAGGACGCCGCGGTGTACGCCGACTACACCTGCGACGAGGCCAGCGTCGTCCACGCCGAACAGTTGAACGAGGGCGCGAAGGACCTCTCGTACAACAACTACAACGACGCCGACGGCGCGCTGAACCTGATCAAGGAGTTCGACGAACCCGCTGCGGCGGTCATCAAACACACCAACCCCGCGGGCTGTGCGACCGGCGACTCCCTCGCGGAGGCCTACGAGAAGGCGCTCTCGACGGATCCGATGAGCGCCTTCGGCGGCATCGTCGCGCTCAACCGCGAGTGCGACGCTGAGACGGCCGAGCGGATCATCGACTCCTTCAAGGAGGTCGTCGTCGCCCCCGGCTACACCGACGACGCACTCGAGGTGCTCTTCGAGAAGGGGAACCTCCGCGTCCTCGACGTCGGTGAACTGGACGACGAACCGACGGAACGATTTACCGAAAAGCCGCTCGTCGGCGGCCGACTCGTCCAGGAACGCGACCTGCAGTCGATCTCGGTCGACGACCTCGAGGTCGTCACCGAACGCGAACCCACGGAGGAAGAACTCGAGTCGATGCTGTTCGCCTGGCAGACGCTCAAGCACGTCAAGTCCAACGGTATTCTCTTCGCCGACGGGACGGAGACGGTCGGCATCGGGATGGGCCAGGTGTCCCGCGTCGACGCGGTGCGACTCGCAGCGATGAAAGCGGACGAGCACGCCGAAGGGAAAGACGCCGACGGTGCAGTCATGGCCTCGGACGCGTTCTTCCCGTTCCCGGACGGCATCGAGGAGGCCGCGAAAGCGGGTATCGAGGCCGTGATCCAGCCCGGTGGATCGAAGAACGACGATTCGGTCATCGAGGCTGCGGACGAGCACGATATCGCGATGGTGTTCACGGGTCAGCGGTCTTTCAGACACGACTGA
- a CDS encoding zinc-binding dehydrogenase, with translation MQAVKIVEHGDTDVIEYGEYPDPDVGRDEVLVDVKAGALNHLDVWVRRGLPTLDLEMPHVPGSDAAGVVVATGDDVTRFVEGDRVAVSAGVNCGECEFCRDGDPTLCVNFHLLGEHVPGVHAEYAAVPSDNLIPVPDGVDWSVAGSSCLVFQTAWRMLIDRADLEPGEKILILGASGGVGHAALQIADYAGAEVYATGSTEEKLRYAENHGADYVCNYEEENFAEWVRAETGGRGVDVVVDYIGAGTWRDSIKSLAKNGRLVTCGGTAGPNPETDIPRIFWNQLQIIGSTMGTPGQVDDVMELVWEGTFEPSIRAELPMSETARAHEIVEGREGFGKVVVRPDSEL, from the coding sequence ATGCAAGCGGTCAAAATCGTCGAGCATGGCGACACGGACGTCATCGAATACGGCGAATATCCTGATCCTGACGTCGGACGCGACGAAGTCCTAGTCGACGTGAAAGCGGGCGCGCTCAACCACCTCGACGTCTGGGTTCGCCGTGGGCTGCCGACGCTCGACCTCGAGATGCCCCACGTGCCGGGCAGCGACGCGGCCGGCGTCGTCGTCGCGACCGGCGATGACGTCACCCGCTTCGTCGAGGGAGACCGTGTCGCCGTCTCAGCGGGGGTCAACTGCGGCGAGTGTGAGTTCTGTCGAGATGGCGATCCAACCCTCTGTGTGAACTTTCACCTGCTCGGCGAACACGTTCCCGGCGTCCACGCCGAATACGCCGCAGTCCCGTCGGACAATCTGATCCCGGTCCCCGACGGCGTCGACTGGTCGGTCGCCGGCTCGAGCTGTCTCGTCTTCCAGACCGCCTGGCGGATGCTGATCGACCGTGCAGACCTCGAGCCCGGGGAGAAGATACTGATCCTGGGTGCAAGCGGTGGGGTCGGTCACGCTGCGCTCCAGATCGCCGACTACGCGGGTGCGGAAGTGTATGCCACCGGCAGTACCGAAGAGAAACTCCGATACGCCGAGAACCACGGCGCGGACTACGTCTGCAACTACGAGGAGGAGAACTTCGCGGAGTGGGTGCGAGCCGAGACGGGCGGTCGCGGCGTCGACGTCGTCGTCGACTACATCGGTGCAGGCACCTGGCGCGACTCGATCAAGAGCCTGGCAAAGAACGGCCGCCTCGTCACCTGCGGCGGGACGGCAGGACCGAACCCCGAGACCGACATCCCGCGGATCTTCTGGAATCAGCTCCAGATCATCGGCTCGACGATGGGGACGCCGGGCCAGGTCGACGACGTGATGGAACTGGTCTGGGAGGGCACCTTCGAGCCGTCGATCCGTGCGGAACTCCCGATGAGCGAGACCGCACGCGCCCACGAGATCGTCGAAGGGCGTGAGGGATTCGGCAAGGTCGTCGTTCGTCCGGACAGCGAGCTTTGA
- a CDS encoding NUDIX hydrolase, translating to MSTRQDDMDHENAEQDVIAVDADDNEVELVNRLEAHTGDGIRHRAFTSLVFDEDDNILLAQRAPEKRLWGTYWDGTVASHPVQGQSQEEATRQRLEEELGITPNQYDDLRLTDRFEYKRYFENAGVEHEVCAVLKLTLTDRTLDPDEEEVAGLMWVPYERLHSNPEWYRQLRLCPWFEIAMRRDVE from the coding sequence ATGAGTACGCGGCAGGACGACATGGACCACGAGAACGCCGAACAGGACGTGATCGCAGTCGATGCCGACGACAACGAGGTCGAACTCGTCAACCGGCTCGAGGCCCACACCGGTGACGGGATCCGCCACCGCGCGTTCACGTCGCTGGTCTTCGACGAGGACGACAACATCCTGCTGGCTCAGCGAGCGCCCGAGAAACGCCTCTGGGGGACCTACTGGGACGGCACCGTCGCTTCCCATCCCGTCCAGGGGCAGAGCCAGGAGGAGGCAACCCGCCAGCGTCTCGAGGAGGAACTCGGGATCACGCCGAACCAGTACGACGACCTGCGACTGACCGACCGGTTCGAGTACAAACGTTACTTCGAGAACGCGGGCGTCGAACACGAGGTGTGTGCGGTACTGAAGCTAACGCTGACCGACCGTACGCTCGACCCCGACGAGGAAGAGGTCGCCGGCCTGATGTGGGTGCCTTACGAACGGCTCCACTCCAATCCCGAGTGGTACCGACAGCTTCGTCTCTGCCCCTGGTTCGAAATCGCGATGCGTCGCGACGTCGAGTGA
- a CDS encoding MogA/MoaB family molybdenum cofactor biosynthesis protein encodes MDERRETTAATSDDPLAVAVVTIAADRTLSTDEAGETIVAALEEAGHEVATREHVSPDHDGVQSIVLRVIERGDVDLVITAGAASVEPDDVAVEAVEPLLDKELTAFRELFTTLAYEEVGTRAVASRTLAGVADGKPVFCLPGNVGGARLGTESIILPEARHLVDLADVPDEDEDGENETGDT; translated from the coding sequence ATGGACGAGAGACGGGAGACGACGGCCGCAACCAGCGACGACCCACTCGCTGTCGCCGTCGTCACCATCGCTGCGGATCGAACGCTGTCGACCGACGAAGCCGGCGAGACGATCGTCGCCGCACTCGAGGAAGCCGGTCACGAGGTCGCTACCAGAGAACACGTCAGCCCGGACCACGACGGCGTCCAGTCGATCGTGTTGCGAGTCATCGAACGCGGCGACGTCGACCTCGTGATTACGGCGGGCGCGGCGAGCGTCGAACCCGACGACGTCGCTGTCGAGGCAGTCGAGCCACTGCTAGACAAGGAACTGACCGCGTTTCGCGAACTGTTCACGACGCTCGCCTACGAGGAGGTTGGGACACGCGCCGTCGCGTCGCGAACCCTCGCTGGCGTCGCCGACGGGAAACCGGTCTTCTGTCTCCCCGGCAACGTCGGCGGCGCACGGCTCGGAACAGAGTCGATAATCCTTCCGGAGGCACGGCATCTCGTCGATCTGGCGGACGTTCCCGACGAAGACGAGGACGGGGAAAACGAGACCGGTGACACGTAA
- a CDS encoding Lrp/AsnC family transcriptional regulator → MDELDRQILDILRRDARTPYTEIADEIGTSEGTVRNRVERMMDDEIIERFTISTRTGNVKAMLEISVAVDVDTKNVSERMADWEEVDLVWMVSGEQDIVLIVDAADTRGVNDLITKARNQDEVVSTMTRLILDEQLG, encoded by the coding sequence ATGGACGAACTCGATCGACAGATCCTCGATATTCTCCGGCGAGACGCCCGGACACCCTACACCGAGATCGCCGACGAGATCGGCACCAGCGAGGGGACCGTCCGCAACCGCGTCGAACGGATGATGGACGACGAGATCATCGAACGGTTCACGATCTCGACCCGGACAGGCAACGTCAAGGCGATGCTCGAGATCAGCGTCGCGGTCGACGTCGACACGAAGAACGTCTCCGAGCGGATGGCCGACTGGGAGGAGGTAGACCTCGTCTGGATGGTCTCGGGCGAACAGGACATCGTCCTCATCGTCGACGCCGCGGACACGCGCGGCGTCAACGACCTCATCACGAAAGCCCGCAACCAGGACGAGGTCGTGAGCACGATGACCCGACTCATTCTCGACGAACAACTGGGCTAA
- a CDS encoding diacylglycerol/lipid kinase family protein yields MEADGRTERNRVLVLNPVSGSGDHVDDVVELAADYGFDIRRTEEAGDAKRLAQVAAEEATLVAAAGGDGTVNEAVNGIAAAGELETTTLAVVPAGTGNNFASNVGVEGIEHAFAVAETGRRRTIDLGVANGQVFANSCVGGVTAKASGETSTESKSELGVLAYVKETLDAIGSFDSPPLQVDTGEGPDGDSSRTWEGKALFVLVGNCRRFTGARTAQANVEDGLLEVTIVEDAPTTDLLGDATVERLFDQESDRIVRRRTPSVTIESRGESVQYSLDGEMLETERLRIETDPGALEIAVGDDYDPNPDEQKRGLWPFEG; encoded by the coding sequence ATGGAGGCGGACGGCCGAACGGAGCGAAACCGCGTCCTCGTACTCAACCCCGTCAGCGGGAGCGGCGATCACGTCGACGACGTCGTCGAACTGGCTGCCGACTACGGATTCGATATTCGACGAACCGAGGAAGCCGGCGACGCGAAACGACTCGCCCAAGTAGCCGCAGAGGAAGCGACTCTCGTCGCAGCAGCCGGCGGCGACGGCACCGTCAACGAGGCCGTCAACGGCATCGCGGCCGCGGGCGAACTCGAGACGACGACGCTCGCGGTCGTACCGGCCGGGACGGGCAACAACTTCGCCTCGAACGTCGGGGTCGAGGGTATCGAACACGCCTTCGCGGTCGCGGAAACCGGTCGCCGGCGAACGATCGACCTCGGCGTCGCGAACGGACAGGTGTTCGCCAACTCCTGTGTCGGCGGCGTCACCGCGAAAGCCAGCGGCGAGACGTCCACGGAGAGCAAATCGGAACTGGGAGTCCTCGCCTACGTCAAAGAGACCCTCGACGCGATCGGATCGTTCGATTCACCCCCACTGCAGGTAGACACCGGCGAGGGGCCGGACGGCGATTCGTCCCGGACGTGGGAAGGAAAGGCGCTGTTCGTGCTCGTCGGAAACTGCCGGCGATTCACCGGGGCGCGGACCGCCCAGGCGAACGTCGAAGACGGCCTCCTCGAGGTGACGATCGTCGAGGACGCTCCGACAACCGACCTGCTGGGCGATGCGACCGTCGAACGCCTGTTCGACCAGGAGAGCGACCGTATCGTCCGGCGGCGGACGCCGTCGGTCACGATCGAGAGCCGCGGCGAATCCGTCCAGTACAGCCTCGACGGGGAGATGCTCGAGACCGAACGTCTGCGAATCGAGACCGATCCGGGCGCGCTCGAGATCGCGGTCGGCGACGACTACGATCCGAATCCGGACGAACAAAAGCGGGGACTGTGGCCGTTCGAGGGATAA
- a CDS encoding PHP domain-containing protein has protein sequence MYAVDLHAHTRFFHGRRRLGDRFDPVGARLLAEATARRGLSGVATTNHDYYTPFDPDVDVAVLPGIEITTDRGHVLVVGPDPPPATEPGSLSPAAAVELAHERDCAAIVAHPFRNSTVRELEDVLFDAIEVNGKHPRSQPLVEELAAERELPLVGGSDAHYPFEVGRAYTVVETDADRLTPSALVDAIRDGRVSARVGRSSLDRLLRRGYRAIHRRKRVIDAIERPTPGVGTPPGEEQ, from the coding sequence ATGTACGCCGTCGATCTACACGCGCACACGCGATTCTTCCACGGTCGTCGACGGCTCGGCGATCGGTTCGACCCTGTCGGGGCTCGACTCCTCGCCGAAGCGACCGCTCGTCGCGGTCTCTCGGGGGTCGCGACGACGAATCACGACTACTACACGCCGTTCGATCCGGACGTCGACGTCGCCGTCCTCCCCGGGATCGAGATCACGACCGATCGCGGTCACGTTCTCGTCGTCGGTCCCGACCCGCCGCCGGCGACGGAACCGGGATCGCTCTCCCCGGCAGCGGCGGTCGAACTGGCACACGAACGCGACTGTGCCGCGATCGTCGCCCACCCGTTTCGAAACAGCACCGTCCGCGAACTCGAGGACGTCCTCTTCGACGCGATCGAGGTCAACGGCAAACATCCGCGCTCGCAGCCGCTCGTCGAGGAACTGGCGGCCGAACGGGAGCTACCGCTGGTCGGCGGCAGCGACGCACACTACCCGTTCGAAGTTGGACGGGCGTACACAGTCGTCGAGACCGACGCGGATCGACTCACGCCGTCCGCGCTCGTCGACGCGATTCGCGACGGCCGGGTGAGCGCCCGCGTCGGTCGGTCGTCGCTGGATCGTCTCCTGCGGCGGGGATACAGGGCGATTCATCGACGGAAACGGGTGATCGACGCGATAGAGCGGCCGACACCGGGCGTCGGGACGCCACCGGGTGAGGAACAGTAA